The genome window TTCATGTGGGACAATTGGGAAAGCTGCATGGTTGGCAGCTGGCATTAAATTAGCTAAGCACATGTTAGATGCCCCAAAAAGGTAAGTATCCCGCGAGGCCGTATACCAACATTCTTTTTCGGAATCATAATAAATATTCATTGGTAGATATCCTCAAGATTTTTAATACTTTGATCCATTAGGAAGACTGCGTATTCGAGCGATTTTCTGCGAGTCTCTAAATCAAATTTTTTAAGAGAAGGATGCTTAAAAATACTTCTTCCCGGCTTTGCATTGGCTTCGAATAACCATACGCGTCCTTTTCGGTCCAATCCTAAATCAAAGCCGATTTCTCCTATATATCCTTCCATTTGTTTTTCCATGGCCTTACTTATTTGCAAGGACGCCTTCGATAGTTTATTGCTTATTTCTTCGCAATGAAGGTCTGTATTGGTTAATTCTTCGATTGCTTTAACCGTACCACCATTATTAAGATGAGTGGTAACACTGCCTGTGCCTGCAATTTTTGCGGCCATTGCCGTCATTTCCCATTGACCATCTTTATTTTTATTAGTATGCACACGGAAATCGACTGATTTTTTTTCTGAACGAATTAAGTGAATACCTTGTTGAACGATATAATGAGATAAATTCTGATTTTCGAATAAGTGATTCATTAATGCTTCCAAATGATCAAATTTCATTAAGCGATTACCCTGCTCCTCATCTTTAAAGCGAGTATAATAGCAGCCATCCTTTTTATCAAATAGTATTTGGTAGATTCCCTTACCAAGACTTCCATTTTTAGGTTTTATATAGACATTGCCGAAGTTGCTCAGCATTCTTTCAATGACAGAAAAATTAGTGAGTGCATGGGTTTCAGGCAAATAATCGGAAATACTGTCATCCTGAAGAAGTCGTTCATAAATATCGAGTTTGTTAAAGAAACCAGGATTATACCAGGATATAGAGTATTCTTTCTGTAATCGCGTTTTAACGGCCTGGATTCTGTGGAGATTTTCAATTCGGCGATTTGGGATACGGTCATAAACGACATTCGGAAAAGGAACTTCTACTGATTTCCAGCCATCTTCATAAAATAGTCCATTAATTGTTCCTGTTTCCCAATTAATATGCTGCTCTCCAAATAGGAAGGCAATGACTCCCACTGTTTTTTGCACAGAAAGAAGTTTAGAAAATAGAATCGAGCGATCCCCGATTGGGCGAACTTTAATTGTTGAAAAGCCAGAAGTGAATATGCCTACGAGTGGGCCGATATAGATGGTTTCGTCATCTGAAAATAAGTGCACATTTGAACTGTTGGAAGGCAGTAGTAATTCTTTAAAAAGATCGGAACTAATGCCTATGATATTTTTTGATTTTTTATGTTTTTTTATAGTGGCTTCTTTGCTGACGGTTCCAAATGCAATTATTTTCAAATTTTTATTTGCTTCAAAGTCTGTTGGTAAGTAAACAGTATTTTCGCTGTTAGAGATTATTTCGATAGGATATAGCTTCTTCATCTCGATTCCTCCTTTTATCATCAGCAAGTTTAGCAGCATAAAGGATTGGAGCTTGATAGAGCTTTTCACATAGATGTGGATATGCTGTCATGATTACTTTTCTCCCAGGCTTTGAATTTACATCAAGAATCCATAATGACCCATTTGGTGAAATGCCAATATCTACGCCAAGCTCAAATAGTGTAGAGAAGGAATTTTCTAAAATAGAAGGAAGGAGGGTAAGAATTTCCTCCATCTCTTGTTTAAGAAAGCCTTTTAATGGAAAGGGAGCGGTTTGAAACCAATCTTCAAAAGCGATAATCGACGCACCAGCACTTAAATTAGAAATAATTCTTCCTTTTTCGCCAATGCGGATTCCTTTTTCGATAACGTTCCATTCTTCCTTTGGATTTTTTTGCATAAAAGCGCGAATATCAAATGGCTGCTCTTCTTTGTTAGTAAGTGGAAGATGGGCC of Niallia circulans contains these proteins:
- a CDS encoding YheC/YheD family protein, with amino-acid sequence MKKLYPIEIISNSENTVYLPTDFEANKNLKIIAFGTVSKEATIKKHKKSKNIIGISSDLFKELLLPSNSSNVHLFSDDETIYIGPLVGIFTSGFSTIKVRPIGDRSILFSKLLSVQKTVGVIAFLFGEQHINWETGTINGLFYEDGWKSVEVPFPNVVYDRIPNRRIENLHRIQAVKTRLQKEYSISWYNPGFFNKLDIYERLLQDDSISDYLPETHALTNFSVIERMLSNFGNVYIKPKNGSLGKGIYQILFDKKDGCYYTRFKDEEQGNRLMKFDHLEALMNHLFENQNLSHYIVQQGIHLIRSEKKSVDFRVHTNKNKDGQWEMTAMAAKIAGTGSVTTHLNNGGTVKAIEELTNTDLHCEEISNKLSKASLQISKAMEKQMEGYIGEIGFDLGLDRKGRVWLFEANAKPGRSIFKHPSLKKFDLETRRKSLEYAVFLMDQSIKNLEDIYQ